The Halotia branconii CENA392 region TGCGACTGAGGGGATAGTGCAAGCGATCGCTCAAAACTCGTAAATATAATTGCCGGATTGCCTCCTCTGGCGTTAGCTTAATCGCCTTTTGGCGCACCAAACAAACCGTATAAGGAACATCACCGTTTTTGGTCGCCTTGAGAGTAATCGTCTGCTCTAACTGCTCAATTTCAGCGATCGCAAACTGCGACAGCTTATAATTTGAGTCTTTGAGGATATCGGCTAATTTCATCAGGGGCTATCAAATTGACTCTAAGGGCTGCTTCGTCATCAGAGTTTAGCGTCATTGTAGTCACTGCCTGATAAATTTTTTTAATTCTTGAATGGCGATCGCTGGTTCTCAATGGACTCACGCCCGACGATGGACGCGCTATTTTTCTGCAAAAGGGGGCGTTTGTAGGCTAAGACACCCAGTGGCAAACTTTGATCGAGATTCGTTAAAATGTTATCGATTCAGCCTCACAGCAAAATGTTCTCCAACAAGTCAATTCACTGCTTTGGCGATCGCTGCTGTTTCTATCAATTACACTTTAATTTAATTCAATGGCTTCATTTTAACTTTTCCTGGGTTTGTTCACCAAAGGCGGCGGGAAGCCCACTTCTTCTCTTCCAGAGACGCTAACGCGAACAAGGAGTGTCCGGGATAGTCGCCCGCCACCGTCCGGTGTCAGTAGTCAGTGGTCAGTAGCGAAAACAACTAACAACTGACTACTGACCACTGACACGAAATCCCATCCCCTTTTATGGGATGAGCTTAAGGTAAATTAATGGCTGGATTGCGGGGAAAGAAGCCTCTAGGAGCAATTTTAAATCCAACTCGGTGAACAGGCATTACAGGCCAATCCTCCGATCGCGGGATATGAGTTACGCCCATTGTGTACCACAAAACGATATCTTCACCCATCAAAGATTCATCATTTGAAATGTATTTTGGTAAACCTTGGTTGGGTTGAGTTTGATTAGGATAATCGCCACCAGCGTAAAGTTCATCTGGCTGATATTTTGTTACCCAGACATGATGAGTAGCAAATTCTGCTTTCTGGCGAATTTTTGAAGCTTCCACAGGTAAAAATACAGCATTTCCTCCTGGCATTAGCATATATCCAGGTGCAGCCTCCAGAGTATTTTTTTGGTCTGCGCTGACAATCATCCATTCTCGACTGTGTTTTAAATCCAGATCGCGTACAGCAGTTGTTTCTTTTGCTAAGGGAGTTTCTTCAACTGCGATCGCATTTCCTAAAGGATTTTTTTCATCCATCGGTAAGGCTTGGACATTCATTTCCATGACAGAATTAGCCTGACCATCTACATCCATATCTAAACGGTAATTGAAAAAGTGCTGATGATTCACTCCAATAATATTCTTAGCTATTAACTTACCATAGGCATCTGCTTCAGCAGCCGTTCCTTTTGCCAGCACAATCCCCGTTAATTCGTTTTCCACCTCCAAAGTACCATCCTGATGAAAAATCCAATTGAGGCTGTAATCATAGTTATCAACTGCCACAGTCATCGTCATTACTAGTTCACGACTGCGGCGTACATCATTACGTTGAGTATTATATTCATAATGCTTCCAAAGCATTCCGCGATCGCGTTCGTAAATACCCACAATCCCCGGCATTACAAAAGGTTCTCCTTGCTCATTAGCTAATACAGAATCCAATAACAAGCCGTTTTCGGGAATTTCTTTACCTAATTCCATTCTGCTTGCTAAAGAACCTAAGTTGTATTCTCCAACATCAAAGGCATTCCGAAATGACCAAGTAGGATCGGGATCACCATAAGGTACAACCATCTCCGATAGACTGGCACGGTATAATACTGGTCGAATTTTTTCTCCGTCGTTGTAATTAACCAAGTACAGGATTAACCCTTCACGGGGATGCATTAAATAGCGAAACTTCCAACCTTGCCAGCTAATCTCATTATCATTAATTCGGAAATTTGCACCTTGAGGTTGCAAAATTTTTAATGCTTTGAGTGGTGAAAGTAATTTGCCTAAAGACTTTAGATCGTAGTCCCAGTTTGCTTTCGAGAAGGGAACAATTCCCTGATCTACAAAACTGGAGATTGTACCAGTATTTAAGTTGACCGTTGCCAACACTCCCTCAATGGGACTGCCGTAATAATTCCAGCGTTCGCTTCCAGCGCGCCGTAGGTGTTCGCCTTTGTAATAAGATAAAGCTCGACACAGACGATTACCTGCGGCTTCTTCTTGTTTACTGAGAACTCCCGCCGCCCAACAACTGATTTGGACTTGATCAAAATCTGTAATTCCCCGCTTCTTCATTGCGGTTCGCCAGCGAGGATCAGCTTTGACTACATGGTTGGCCAATTCATATTCTGGATTAACAATTGCAGGCTGAACACCAGTTATTTCTTGCCAAGAACTTAATTTTTGAGTTTGCAGATCAACTACACCTTCATAAGTTTTGTTTTGCGATCGTTCATAGACTACTAAAAAAGCTTGTCGCGGAAATGATTTACCGGATGTAAAATTAATAACTGCATTTTTATCTGGTTCTTGTAAGGCAATCACTGGAAATACTGCCATTTCACTCAACGTTTTTGCTTTTTTGAGTACTGAAACCGCAGTTGTAATTTCTGCTTTTGTTAAAGAAGCTAAAGGATGGGAGATTACAGGCTGTTGAGCTGATAATCTTTCTGTCAAACCTACAGAGAACGAAATGCAAATAATGATGGCGATCGCTAAACCAAAAAACTGTAGCCTCTTAATCATTTTTTATATGTTG contains the following coding sequences:
- a CDS encoding primary-amine oxidase; its protein translation is MIKRLQFFGLAIAIIICISFSVGLTERLSAQQPVISHPLASLTKAEITTAVSVLKKAKTLSEMAVFPVIALQEPDKNAVINFTSGKSFPRQAFLVVYERSQNKTYEGVVDLQTQKLSSWQEITGVQPAIVNPEYELANHVVKADPRWRTAMKKRGITDFDQVQISCWAAGVLSKQEEAAGNRLCRALSYYKGEHLRRAGSERWNYYGSPIEGVLATVNLNTGTISSFVDQGIVPFSKANWDYDLKSLGKLLSPLKALKILQPQGANFRINDNEISWQGWKFRYLMHPREGLILYLVNYNDGEKIRPVLYRASLSEMVVPYGDPDPTWSFRNAFDVGEYNLGSLASRMELGKEIPENGLLLDSVLANEQGEPFVMPGIVGIYERDRGMLWKHYEYNTQRNDVRRSRELVMTMTVAVDNYDYSLNWIFHQDGTLEVENELTGIVLAKGTAAEADAYGKLIAKNIIGVNHQHFFNYRLDMDVDGQANSVMEMNVQALPMDEKNPLGNAIAVEETPLAKETTAVRDLDLKHSREWMIVSADQKNTLEAAPGYMLMPGGNAVFLPVEASKIRQKAEFATHHVWVTKYQPDELYAGGDYPNQTQPNQGLPKYISNDESLMGEDIVLWYTMGVTHIPRSEDWPVMPVHRVGFKIAPRGFFPRNPAINLP